GACCCGAGCGGCGCCCCCGCCTCCGGCGCGCCGGCGCGATGCGCCATGGCCCCGTAGCCGCGGGCCCGCCGGCGCGATGCGCCATGGCCCCCGTGGCCCCCGGGCCGCCGCGTCCGGAACTAGGTGTGGGACGCGAGGTCCACGGGTATCACGGCGCCTGGCCGTACACATGTTCGGAGGACGAGATGACCGAGGACCGAGACGCGAAGATCGAGCAGCAGCCGCAGTCGAACACGGAGAAGGACCCGGAGAGCTGGGTGACGGGTGACGAGCCGATGACGGGAGCCCAGCGGTCCTATCT
The sequence above is a segment of the Actinomycetota bacterium genome. Coding sequences within it:
- a CDS encoding DUF3072 domain-containing protein; the protein is MTEDRDAKIEQQPQSNTEKDPESWVTGDEPMTGAQRSYLKTLCEETDEPFDPSLSKAEASRMIDELQKRSQRLTQDS